Genomic segment of Coffea arabica cultivar ET-39 chromosome 1e, Coffea Arabica ET-39 HiFi, whole genome shotgun sequence:
CCTGGGTTTTTGGTTAAAAGTATTCATCATCTCACAATGAGACTTTCCACTCTTGTCATCTCcattctccccttttttttcttgcattttcttcgcCAGTTACTTGCTAAAACAtatcatttaaaaaatttgtaggtCAATTGTAGTTTCTTGTATGGAGATGCAGCCAAGGCGTAGTAGGTCTGGACTTCATTGTAGTTAAtgaattctctttttttttgtctagtTAATGAATTCTCATTATACTATTTGATATAACTTTGCTATGTAAAATTGTAAATATACTAATTGTTGTCTTCGTTCACACAATTAAAATGGGATGAGATCgccttcattatttttctctccATTTATCTATACaactaaattatttttaaaaaaaatctgtttgtgTGAATAATTTTATTTCCACAAGTAGATCAACATACTCAAAAATCAATCTCATCTATGAATCTTAATCAACTTGCTATTCAAGCATGTATCATCTTAGGATGAGACTTTCTCTTCTTTGCATCTTCCAATCTCCTATTTCTTGCTTTTTCCTTACCCCTTACTCCCTAAAACATATTTGTGCAACATATTATTAGCTACAAATTAAACCTAATTAGACCGAACCCACATTTTGTTAGGACGAACAATTTGCTGTGTGGTGGTTGCAACTAGGGAATGACGTAGTTGGTTACTGGCCTACCTCCTTGTTTACAAACCTAGCTGACAGTGCTTCAACGATCCAATGGGGCGGAGAGGTGATAAATCTTAAACCAAATGGGCAGTACACCACAACTCAAATGGGCAGTGGCCATTTTCCTGAAGAAGGGTTTAAAGGGGCAAGTTACTTCAAGAATCTTCAAGTAGTTGATGTATCGAAGACTTTGAGGAGTCCTGGTACCCTTTACACTTTCGCTGCGAACCCAAATTGCTATAGGATATTACTCGAGAAGCGCAGCGATGCATGGGGAAATTACTTTTACCATGGCGGACCAGGAAGAAATGCTAATTGTCCATGACCAAAAACTCACAGCTTgagtttttgtttgtttttgggGTAAATTAAAGTTTATTTTCAATTAGTAAAATGTGCGTTACAATCAATACAATAAAAGCTAAGCTAGTAAGTGCTATCAGTCAAATAAACAAAGTGACATCAACAAACAAGCTCTAGCCAACTATTAATGTTACAACGCAACAAAACAACTTAAGATTGTTCATAATAAATTTGGACATATAATGAGGGGTGAAATTTAGTTAggaatttgaactttttttttttaaaagaaaaaatatcctGTTATTAGGCAATGggttcattttaatttttgctttTGATGAGTATTTGAGTTTATTGTAATAAGACTCTCTAAAACCCCTATGGTTTATTAAGTTGAGCAGCAGAGAGAATGAGAGATGGATTGGGTAGTTCGAGAGGAGAGAGTATAAATGAGAAGTCTAGGGTTTGATCGCTCtcacttacactaaaaaaaaaattagtagtaCACATTGCAAATTCTAAATTTATCCTTTTATACAATAAAAACAATTTACCTTTGTATTATTCTTCGTTCAATTATCTCctacttttctctttccaaattaagtttcatgttttttttttctaatactTCTACTACATAAAGCATCTTCCAAAAAACTATTATAATGAGGAACATTTTTGTCCTATGAATGAACCACAAAAATCTCATCGATCCTTAATGctgggacaaaaaaaaaaggaaaaagagtctCAATGCCCTTCAACTCTTTTTCAGCTAAAGTTTTAGCCCTCCAATAATTAACAATAAAGGTTTGGCCCTCGATCTAATAAAATAGCATATTCGTGGCCCTTCTGTCAAATCCAGCAGTTAAAATTGACAGGAAGCATTATCTCGTATGACGTGCGATCAAATATAAGGGCATTATGGTCTCTTTCCCAGGAACAAGTTCAGGATGGTTCAGAACTGGTAACCGCACCTGTCCCAAGACAGGCCAGAGGCTTCTCTGCACAGATTTTGCGCCCAATTCAGCTCTGAAGCAGCTTATCAAGGGATTTTGCTTAGAAAAAAGCATCCACTTTGCTGATTCAGTTGGGCGTAGCCGTGATGTTACAAAGGCAGTTGTTGCGGGTAGCAAAGTATCTGAGCAGGCCGTGCGATTGCTCGCTAATTTTCTCGTTGGCAGGCTTGTGCGTTGCAATAATCAAGAGCAGAACAGAGCTGCTTATGAGATTCATTTGCTCACCAAAACAAGCATTTTTAATCGGTCTTGTTTGGTTGAAGCTGGTGCAATCCCGCCTCTGTTGAATCTTCTATTTTCATGCGATCCATCGCTGCAAGAGAATGCCATGGCATCTCTGTTAAATCTttcaaagttttccaaaagcaGGAAAAGAATTTTTGAGAATAGAGGTTTGATTTTGATACTTGATGTTTTGAAGTGCGGACTGAAAGTGGAAGCTCGACAGCATGCAGCTGGTGCATTCTTTTACCTTGCTTCAGTTGAAGAATACCGACAACTAATTGGGGAGATTCCAGATGCAATTCCTTCTCTAGTGGAGCTCCTCAGGGATGGGACAGATCGTGGCAAGAAGAATGCACTTGTCACGATATTCGGCCTCCTCCTATGTCCTGAGAACCATAGGAGAGTGTTTGTTGCTGGATTAGTCCCATTGCTGAAGCAAGAGCAACGACAGCAGTGGTGGTGACACAGGTGGTGGGGTGGTGGAGGGGTTGGTGGGGCGGAGGTGCTTGGTAAACCATTCAGAGATTAtaatacccttgatatttggtCGCGCATCTCACAAGATAATGCTTTCTGTTAATTTTAACTACTGGATTTGATAGAGGGGCCACGAATATGCTATTTTATTAGATCGAGGGTCAAACCTTTATTGTTAATTATTGGAGGGCTAAAACTTTACCTGTGAAAGAGTTGGAGATCCATTGAGActcttttccccaaaaaaaaaaaggatcatcCACTGATCCATAAGACTAGTACtacttcaaaagaaaaaaaaacactagaactattatatctgattatatttaattaaaagCTTAATGGTACCACACATAAATGTCAAAcattagtgtttttttttttacaaggaATAGTCATAATTCTGTAAAATCTGATTGCATTTGAAACTGTATAGGCCCATAAAGCTATAAGCCTACAAACTTTTTCTAGGAAATTCACTGATATCAAATAGCTTTTAGAAATCAGGAGAGTGTAAAATGAAAAGCATTTGAAAAAAATGGTATAAATAGTTAAAAGACTAGTGCAAGGAAAATTATTTCTATAGTGTGAAAAAATAAACTTGGAATTGAAAAAAGTTAGAAGGAAACCCCCTAGATGTTTAGGGCTTCAAAACTTCATATTCGTGTTTGAAATATTAATATAGGTAGAATGGGAGAGTGTGGATCTAGCTCTACCCTTACATTCTTATAATCTCATACAGAATTGAATTCCTTATGTGATTTATCATTTATATATACTCGAAGCTTGCTTATAACCATTGCGACAAATTGTACGCATTAAAAGTTAATTCTTGATCATCAGCAAAATTCAATTACAATGTCTTCGTACACTGTTAGGAATATATGGATTTGAATGTAAATTTAGtatttgttttcttggaaacgacAAAATTACAAGTGAAATATAAATAGGATAATCTACTAATTATCCCTCTGATTTCGTATTCAACCAAACATTGGTGATATTATTTGAGGTCGTTAAGGCCTCATTGTGTTTAGTATTTGAATAAGGATAAAATGTAACTAAACCTGGTATTCGAGATGCATTTGGTCCATTTTTACTTTATTCAAAATTAAAGAggagtttattattttttttcacttaGGGGGTGttccaatctttttttttttttggccaaactAATCCCCCTAAGGTCAGCAGAACCCTGCTCAAGAATACCAGCAATGTTATGTCAGGCTGTAAGCTAGAGGTCCTTAAACGCAATAATAGCTCAATTAGAGTCAGAGTTAGTTAGCTCAGTGGTTTAGCAAAACGATGCAGTTTTGGTGTTCTTAAGTAATGGCCATACGATGTCGTTTCAATTAATAAGGTCATTAGGTAGTTAAATCTAGTTGTAGATATCTGGCAAGTCTGTTAGAGTTGGTTATAAAGGGGGGCCCACATGTACTGAAGCATTACGATCATTGTTCACATTTCTGCTATTGCCTTCTTGttcttgttctctctcttctctctgtTTTCCTTCCCAATTCTTTTCCAATCCCCAATTTCTTCGATTCCTCTTGATCAATTCCATCTCAACTCCAACAATTCCAGAAATCAGTCTCGAGGCCGTGacaaagtggtatcagagcagttGATCCTCGGCAACTGCACCACAATCAATGGCAGAAAGTACCAAATTCCGCACCATAGAAGAACAGGTGAGGAAACAAGAAGCTAAGCTCCAGGAGCTAGTGGAGGCCATATAGGCGTCTAAATCAGAGCACCAGCAGGTTAAGAAGGACTTGAAGATGGAGCTTGAAGAAAATAACAAACGAATGGAGAGTCTGATAACAGGAATAGAGCAGAATTTCAATCAAGTCCTTGAACAGAAATTCAGAGACCTACTGATCAAGATGTCCTATGAGAAGGAGAAAACAACCGAAGGAGGTAGTAGAATGATAGATCAGCCGCCGCTGCTACCAACACCACCAGCCTATCAGAGGCTATCAGTGGAGTATGAGGCTCAGAGGAACTTCAAGAAGGATTGGAGTAAGTTTCAGATTCCGAATCCTCCTAAGATTGACTTGCAAATGTTTACGGGAGGAAATCCTAGGGACTGGCTACGTAAATGCAACAAATATTTCCTAAACTATCAAGTTCCTGAAGAACACAAAGTTGATGTGATTGAAATGTACTTAGAAGGCAGGGCTGATAGGTGGTTCCAAGGGATCAAAATTGAGAAACCTAAACTTAGTTGGGAGGAATTTGGAGAATTACTGTGCCTCAGATTCAATGATAGGACGTGTAGAGATATAGTAGAAGAATTCAATAAACTGCAATAAATAGGAAGTGTGGAAGATTATCAGGAGAAATTCGAGGAATTAAAGGCCTTGATGATGctaaaaaatagaaatctggacGAAAACTACTTCATTTCTAGTTTTATGAGTGTACTGAAGGAGGAAATCAAGCCTATGATTAAGATGTTGAAACCTGCAACCCTGGTTGAAGCATTTGAACTGTCACAGTGGCAAGAGTACTCCCTGAAACTGCAGCATAAGAGTTCTAAGGAGAATGTCAAACCTCTGGGAGAAAACAGGCTGGGGTTGTCCAGAAGCACTACTACTACTCCAGGAACTGCTTCATATAAGCTTCCCTTCTACAACAGCCAGAGACCTTCTAAGTCGGGGGGTATGCAGGAAGGCACCAAAGAATTTAGGAGGCTCTCTGCACAGGAGATGCAGtacagaagaaataatggaTTGTGCTTCAAATGTGGGGAAAAATATGGAGTGGGGCATCAGTGTAAGAGTAGTCACATGAACTGCTTAACATTAGAAGAGGATGAGGAAGCTGCATTTGAAGATGCTCTAGGTGAACAAGACGAGCAGACTGGGAATCCTGGCCAAACGATGGAAATGTCTTTGCATGCCTTATCTGAGGCATTAAAGAGAAAAACCATTACCTTGACAGGAGTTCTGGATGGAGAGGAGGTGCTTATTTTAGTGGATACTGGAAGTTCTGACAGTTTTATCAGTAGTGAGTTGGTCATTGGGATGGATCTCAAATATCAGTGGGTGGAGCAACCTTTCTCTGTGGTCATGGGAAATGGAACCTGCGTTACCAGCAATGCTGTCTGTCCTGGGGTGCAGTGGAGTATCAACTAGcatcaattcaaattcaatctcaAAGCCATAGAGTTGGGGGGATGGGATATCATACTAGGAGTGGACTGGATGACCCACTTCAGCCCCATCACCTTTGATTTCCAACAGCTTAGAATCTCATTACACTATGAAGGAGGGGAGATTCACCTGCATGGTCAAGCAGACAAGTGTGACATGGATTTGATCAGGGGAAAGGACTTGAGAACATTTATTGAATACAAAAGACAGATGTGCATGGCCATGAGCTCGCATCAGAATAAAGAGAGCATGCTGGATTCCATACCACAGGCAGTTCAGGAACTACTGCAGGAGTTTGAAGATGTATTTCAAACTCCCAGCTCATTACCTCCTGCCAGGAATGTGGATCATGAGATACCACTTAAACCAGATACTCAACCCTTCAAGCTTAAACCGTACAGATACCCTCACTGCCACAAGGAAGAGATAAAGAGGCAAGTGACTAAAATGTTACAGAGAGGCATTGTTAAGCACAGCAACAGCCCTTTTGCTTCCCCTGTATTGCtggtcaaaaaaaaagaaggaaccTAGAGGTTCTGTGTGGACTATAGGAAGTTGAATGAGCTCACTGTCAAAGGCAGATTTCCAATACCCAATGTAGATGAATTGCTGGATGAGCTAGCAGGAGCAGTGTTCAAAACTAAACTGGATTTGACAGCAGGTTACCATCAGATCAGAGTGAAGCCACAGGACACTTTCAAGACAGCCTTCCAGACCCATTGTGGACACTTTGAATTTCTGGTGATGCCCTTTGGCCTCACAAATGCTCCTGCCACCTTTCAGTCATTAATGAATCAGGTTTTCCAACCTTATCTAAGAAAATTTGTCCTAGTCTTCTTTGATGACATTTTAGTGTATAGCCCTACACTAGAGGATCATCTTCAGCATATGAGAATTGTGATGAACCTATtgcaaaataaccaattatatGTGAAGAAATCCAAATGTGCATTTGCCCAGAAAAGAATAGACTATTTGGGGCATACCATTACTGATAGAGGAGTTAGGATGGACGACTCCAAGGTTAGTAGCATCTTACAGTGGCCTGTACCTCAAACTGTCAAGGAGTTGAGGGGGTTCTTGGGGCTAATTGGCTATTACAGGAGGTTTATAAAACAATATGGACAGGTGTGCAAGCCTCTGACTGAACTGCTCAGAAAAGATGGCTTCAAATGGGGTTCACAAGCACAAGCAGCTTTTGAGCACTTGAAGGAGCTAATGTGTTCAGCTCCAGTTCTTAGTCTACCAGACTTCAAGAAGGCATTTGTGATAGAAACAGACGCCAGTGGAGGAGGAATTGGGGCAGTTCTAATGCAAGAAGGTCACCCCCATTGCCTTCTTGAGCAAGGCCCTGTCACCTAAGAACTTAGGACTATCAGTCTATGAAAAGGAACTTCTTGCTCTAGTGTTAGCGGTCACaaaatggagacactacctgGTGGGAAGCCACTTTGTAATCAGGACAGACCATCGGTCATTAAAATATTTGCTGGATCAAAAGCTGAACACTGCTCTCCAGCATAAGTGGATGACGAAACTAATGGGGCTGGATTATGAGATACAGTATAAGAAGGGCTCTGAAAATCAAGTTGCAGATGCTTTATCTAGGAGGCATGAAATTGAGTCAGTCAATACAAACAACTCATGCCTAGCTATTACTGCTGTAAGACCAGGTTGGATGGAAGAATTGCAGAAAAGTTATGACATGGATGATCATTGCCAAGCAATCATGGCTCTGCTGCTTTTGGATTCCACTGCTCACACTGACTATAAGTTAGTGGATGGGGTGCTGAGATACCAGGGAAAGATATATGTGGGAAGTGCCAATAACACTAGAAACCAGATTCTTCAAGTGCTTCATGGCTCAGCAGTAGGAGGACATTCAGGACAGAAGAGCTGCTGGCAGAAGATCAAGTCACTGTTTTACTAGCCAGGGATGAAACAGGAGGTGATCACTTTCGTACAGAACTGTGACACCTGCCAAAGGAATAAATCTGA
This window contains:
- the LOC113694691 gene encoding U-box domain-containing protein 19-like: MVSFPGTSSGWFRTGNRTCPKTGQRLLCTDFAPNSALKQLIKGFCLEKSIHFADSVGRSRDVTKAVVAGSKVSEQAVRLLANFLVGRLVRCNNQEQNRAAYEIHLLTKTSIFNRSCLVEAGAIPPLLNLLFSCDPSLQENAMASLLNLSKFSKSRKRIFENRGLILILDVLKCGLKVEARQHAAGAFFYLASVEEYRQLIGEIPDAIPSLVELLRDGTDRGKKNALVTIFGLLLCPENHRRVFVAGLVPLLKQEQRQQWW